One Kitasatospora sp. NBC_01287 DNA window includes the following coding sequences:
- a CDS encoding GIY-YIG nuclease family protein: MKKDLPDRPTALYRFYDADDALLYVGITHDLRTRWSTHRYYQPWWHLVARKTYEWYEDRSLAGAAEKAAVEHEKPRFDASHLSRAHRVDGDRYEDPRKAKIAKLFRADIDSGAFPRGRMLPFPTILAAKYQTSPATMSALMWDLCERRVLEGHGRRCWPAGSRLK; the protein is encoded by the coding sequence GTGAAGAAAGATCTCCCCGATCGACCCACCGCGCTCTACCGGTTCTACGACGCGGACGACGCCCTGCTGTACGTCGGCATCACTCACGACTTACGAACACGCTGGTCAACGCACCGCTACTACCAGCCCTGGTGGCATCTCGTCGCGCGCAAGACCTACGAGTGGTACGAAGACAGGTCGCTGGCCGGAGCTGCCGAGAAGGCGGCCGTCGAGCATGAGAAGCCACGTTTCGACGCCTCGCACCTAAGCCGCGCTCACAGGGTCGACGGCGATCGCTATGAAGATCCACGGAAGGCCAAGATCGCAAAGCTGTTCCGCGCCGACATCGACAGCGGCGCGTTCCCCCGTGGTCGCATGCTTCCATTCCCAACCATCCTGGCAGCCAAGTACCAGACGTCACCGGCGACCATGTCCGCCCTGATGTGGGATCTCTGTGAGCGCCGTGTACTTGAGGGGCACGGTCGCAGATGCTGGCCAGCTGGCAGTCGACTGAAGTAG
- a CDS encoding replicative DNA helicase yields the protein MTLFDTEPADAVAQSIERVSPQNIPAEQAVIGAMLLSKDAITEVVDILTAEDYYRGAHQLLHRTIVGLYQRGEPADPFTVQNALDANDLVRVGGVNYLFTCSNSAPTAASAGYYADIVKAQATLRAIVDTGTSLVQAGYASAGGDAEEVLDHAAGLLQKLTATSSTTAVSREKPLHEVLDNTMAMYFNPGDGSLPIPYADLAELAPVEKTDLVVVAASPGMGKTTVMTDWARCVSIANDGRTLVGSMEMPHTQIGQRIICAEAKVNLKRFRARCLDDDEMHRVAMAIQRIHAKQLRIDDSPRVPVSRMKTRLRQMQAVGELPDLYVVDYLQIAKAEAEAGANRTTQVDSIAVGLKELAQEFEIVVVAAAQLNRQVSQRPDKVPMMSDLRESGGIEQNANVVILLHREDYYEKTSPRAGELDLIVAKNRMGTTGTATVAFKGHLAHACDLPHDS from the coding sequence GTGACCCTGTTCGACACCGAACCCGCCGACGCCGTCGCCCAGTCCATCGAACGCGTTTCCCCGCAGAACATCCCCGCCGAGCAGGCCGTCATCGGCGCCATGCTCCTCTCCAAGGACGCCATCACCGAAGTCGTCGACATCCTCACCGCCGAGGACTACTACCGCGGCGCCCACCAGCTGCTGCACCGCACCATCGTCGGCCTGTACCAGCGCGGTGAGCCCGCCGACCCGTTCACCGTCCAGAACGCCCTCGACGCGAACGACCTGGTCCGAGTCGGCGGCGTCAACTACCTGTTCACCTGCAGCAACTCGGCGCCGACCGCGGCAAGCGCCGGCTACTACGCCGACATCGTCAAGGCACAGGCCACCCTGCGCGCCATCGTCGACACCGGCACGAGCCTCGTGCAAGCCGGCTACGCCTCAGCAGGCGGCGATGCGGAAGAGGTCCTCGACCATGCCGCGGGCCTGCTGCAGAAGCTCACCGCGACGTCCAGCACGACCGCGGTCAGCCGCGAGAAGCCCCTGCACGAGGTTTTGGACAACACCATGGCCATGTACTTCAACCCCGGAGACGGATCACTGCCGATCCCGTACGCGGACCTGGCCGAACTGGCGCCGGTCGAGAAGACCGACCTGGTCGTCGTCGCGGCCTCCCCGGGCATGGGCAAGACCACAGTGATGACCGACTGGGCGCGGTGTGTGTCGATCGCCAACGACGGCCGGACCCTGGTTGGCAGCATGGAGATGCCGCACACCCAGATCGGGCAGCGGATCATCTGCGCCGAGGCCAAGGTCAACCTGAAGCGCTTCCGGGCCCGCTGCTTGGACGACGACGAGATGCACCGGGTCGCCATGGCGATCCAGCGGATCCACGCCAAGCAGCTGCGGATCGACGACTCGCCACGGGTGCCGGTGTCACGGATGAAGACCAGGCTGCGGCAGATGCAGGCGGTTGGCGAACTGCCGGACCTGTACGTCGTCGACTACCTGCAGATCGCGAAGGCCGAGGCCGAGGCTGGGGCGAACCGCACGACACAGGTCGACTCCATCGCGGTCGGGTTGAAGGAGCTGGCGCAGGAGTTCGAGATCGTGGTTGTTGCCGCGGCGCAGCTGAACCGGCAGGTGTCGCAGCGTCCGGACAAGGTCCCGATGATGTCTGACCTGCGCGAAAGCGGCGGGATCGAGCAAAACGCCAACGTAGTGATCTTGCTGCATCGGGAGGACTACTACGAGAAGACCTCCCCGCGAGCCGGTGAACTCGACCTGATTGTCGCGAAGAACCGCATGGGCACAACGGGGACCGCCACAGTGGCCTTCA